In a single window of the Natronosalvus caseinilyticus genome:
- a CDS encoding vWA domain-containing protein yields the protein MVFIGAALVAVTGMVAIDALEGDLGDERTGQTFATFDHELTTLLHSSSDSAAVTIPDGEDGTYQLTDSGTASLTAANRFRQSCTVLDEVTLGTLEYESDGKRLAKQAGGTWRHTDDGTVMQSKPDLRYVADDRGTQYLEFSVPDLQGDVGVGEHSMTATRSETGTSDCVSDLGFVRYVQLEITDETYHDGWYDFLSEEFEATDVEDAAAEDCSLENAGDENVICHDESMGTVSVLATVDVDRPIDDYLGVDPTIYGGLYVSDETVQLGTHESLAVDSYDGRVGSYADSGNVTDDLFVADVDTLWIQQAEITGFPVVNGDIRIQPEADVSPAALYVGEDRSPASIDVPTAKLADGFDSIDPIDDEIARTMSLLKNETKLEGNADGDIDAGAYSVDGDFTREGIEFDTTSGDVYVAVDGDVSLKDVTVVGPGQVSIYASGSAIDLESVTVPDDRASQFWVYGTSETDVAVASTVQGVVYTPGDGSLEIEDGTDIYGAIVSGTFEGIGGPGNADGGSDLEVHFDRSLRTDVPIPEENRTLEFENVTTRNPIDVGFVLDRSGSMGPHWSPEIGWFHPGYDPDGLRVDATRSFIGQLNATESLEESDRAAVVEFNTEGILRHHLSTDFESVNTSVENNHEGGTNMAAGLETGLNELETNDRDADRILVLLSDGYNDVGNGNSAAVDRQTIAAAEDAANAGITIYSIGLGDGADEELLREVAHTTGGEYRHADNAEDLMDIFDGIAEDVVQANTRFEVHADYSVVGGSNDYAIAVDHWNVEIAEESS from the coding sequence ATGGTATTCATTGGAGCCGCGTTGGTTGCGGTGACCGGAATGGTCGCGATAGACGCGCTCGAGGGAGATCTCGGCGACGAACGAACCGGACAGACGTTCGCCACGTTCGATCACGAACTGACGACGTTGCTGCACTCGAGTTCGGATTCGGCGGCTGTCACGATTCCAGACGGGGAAGACGGAACCTACCAACTGACGGATTCCGGAACAGCATCGCTGACTGCAGCCAATCGATTCCGACAGTCGTGTACGGTGCTCGACGAAGTCACACTCGGCACGCTCGAGTACGAATCCGACGGGAAGCGACTCGCCAAACAGGCGGGAGGAACCTGGAGACACACCGACGACGGAACCGTCATGCAGTCGAAACCAGACCTTCGGTACGTCGCCGACGACCGCGGGACGCAGTACCTCGAGTTCTCCGTCCCGGATTTGCAGGGCGACGTCGGAGTCGGTGAGCACTCGATGACGGCGACACGGAGCGAAACGGGGACGAGTGATTGTGTGTCTGATCTGGGGTTCGTCCGGTACGTCCAACTCGAGATTACCGACGAGACCTACCACGACGGCTGGTACGACTTCCTGAGCGAGGAGTTCGAAGCGACCGACGTGGAAGATGCCGCAGCCGAGGATTGCTCGCTCGAGAACGCGGGCGACGAAAACGTCATCTGCCACGACGAATCGATGGGGACGGTGTCGGTGCTCGCCACGGTCGACGTCGATCGGCCCATCGACGACTATCTTGGCGTCGACCCCACGATCTACGGCGGCCTCTACGTGTCGGACGAGACGGTCCAGTTGGGGACCCACGAATCTCTCGCCGTCGACTCCTACGATGGACGCGTGGGATCGTACGCCGATTCGGGTAACGTAACCGACGATCTGTTCGTTGCGGACGTCGATACGCTCTGGATTCAACAGGCCGAGATAACCGGGTTTCCCGTGGTGAACGGCGACATTCGGATCCAGCCGGAGGCGGACGTCTCACCGGCCGCGTTGTACGTCGGGGAGGATCGTTCGCCGGCGAGCATCGACGTTCCGACCGCGAAGTTGGCGGACGGGTTCGACTCCATCGATCCGATCGACGACGAGATTGCGCGCACGATGTCACTGCTCAAAAACGAGACGAAACTCGAGGGGAACGCGGACGGCGACATCGACGCTGGAGCGTACTCTGTAGACGGCGACTTCACTCGTGAAGGTATCGAATTCGACACGACCAGTGGCGACGTCTACGTTGCTGTCGACGGCGACGTCTCTCTCAAGGACGTCACCGTCGTCGGCCCGGGACAGGTCAGTATCTATGCCAGCGGCTCCGCAATCGACCTCGAGTCCGTGACGGTTCCGGACGATCGGGCGTCGCAGTTCTGGGTGTACGGGACGAGCGAAACTGACGTCGCCGTCGCGAGCACAGTCCAGGGCGTCGTCTACACGCCGGGTGACGGTTCCCTCGAGATCGAGGACGGGACCGACATCTACGGCGCCATCGTGAGCGGGACGTTCGAAGGGATCGGCGGACCGGGGAACGCCGACGGCGGTTCTGACCTGGAGGTACACTTCGATCGATCACTTCGGACCGACGTCCCGATTCCGGAGGAGAACCGGACGCTCGAGTTCGAGAACGTGACGACCAGGAACCCGATCGACGTCGGGTTCGTCCTGGATCGATCGGGCTCGATGGGGCCGCACTGGTCCCCCGAAATAGGTTGGTTTCACCCAGGATACGATCCCGATGGCCTTCGCGTCGACGCAACTCGTTCGTTCATCGGGCAGTTGAACGCCACGGAGTCGCTCGAAGAGAGTGATCGTGCGGCGGTCGTCGAATTCAATACAGAGGGGATCCTTCGCCATCACCTTTCGACTGACTTCGAGTCGGTCAACACCAGCGTCGAAAACAACCACGAAGGCGGTACGAACATGGCTGCCGGCCTCGAGACCGGGCTAAACGAACTCGAGACGAACGACAGAGACGCAGACCGTATTCTGGTACTCCTAAGTGACGGGTACAACGACGTAGGAAACGGAAATTCAGCCGCTGTAGACCGCCAAACGATAGCAGCTGCTGAAGACGCCGCCAATGCGGGCATTACGATTTACTCAATCGGGCTTGGAGATGGGGCAGACGAGGAATTACTGAGGGAGGTTGCCCATACGACTGGCGGCGAGTATAGACACGCAGACAACGCGGAGGACCTCATGGATATTTTCGACGGGATTGCAGAGGACGTCGTCCAGGCTAACACACGGTTCGAGGTCCACGCCGACTACTCCGTCGTCGGTGGGTCGAACGACTATGCTATCGCCGTCGATCACTGGAACGTCGAGATTGCAGAAGAAAGCTCATAG
- a CDS encoding adenylate kinase, with amino-acid sequence MAQPRILILGAPGAGKGTQSAKIAEHFDVEHITTGDALRSNKQMDISHLDLEYDTPAEYMDQGELVPDEVVNAIVDEALSSADGFILDGYPRNLEQVEALEEMTDLDVVLALDVSEEELVHRLTGRRMDPETGDIYHVEYNPPEDPEVEERLEQREDDTEETVRERLRVYHENTESVLEYYDEEGSLERVDGEQAPDEVWEDVKATIEANA; translated from the coding sequence ATGGCACAGCCACGGATTCTCATCCTCGGTGCCCCCGGGGCGGGGAAAGGGACCCAGAGCGCAAAGATCGCTGAGCACTTCGACGTCGAACACATCACCACGGGCGACGCCCTTCGGTCGAACAAGCAGATGGACATCTCCCACCTCGACCTCGAGTACGACACCCCGGCCGAGTACATGGACCAAGGCGAACTCGTCCCCGACGAAGTCGTCAACGCCATCGTCGACGAGGCGCTCTCGTCGGCCGACGGGTTCATCCTCGACGGCTACCCGCGCAACCTCGAGCAGGTCGAGGCACTCGAGGAGATGACCGACCTGGACGTCGTTCTGGCGCTCGACGTAAGCGAGGAGGAACTCGTCCACCGCCTGACGGGCCGACGGATGGACCCCGAGACGGGCGACATCTACCACGTGGAGTACAACCCGCCGGAGGATCCGGAGGTCGAGGAGCGACTCGAGCAGCGCGAGGACGACACCGAGGAGACGGTGCGCGAGCGGCTTCGGGTGTATCATGAGAATACTGAGTCGGTGCTCGAGTATTACGACGAGGAGGGGTCGCTCGAGCGCGTCGACGGCGAGCAGGCGCCCGACGAGGTGTGGGAGGACGTGAAGGCGACGATCGAAGCAAACGCGTAA
- a CDS encoding amphi-Trp domain-containing protein → MPPKKRYARRGTLYLRTVADRLESGDDLVLESGSESVMIELPNRPTFEVKAERETSRSGGPAEFSVEFELEWDEGDGENGSGDSLLIS, encoded by the coding sequence CTGCCGCCCAAGAAACGGTATGCCAGAAGAGGAACTCTTTACCTTCGAACCGTCGCCGACCGACTCGAGAGCGGCGACGACCTCGTCCTCGAGAGCGGAAGCGAATCGGTCATGATAGAACTGCCGAACCGGCCGACGTTCGAGGTGAAAGCCGAGCGAGAGACGTCGCGATCGGGCGGCCCAGCCGAGTTCAGCGTCGAGTTCGAACTCGAGTGGGACGAAGGTGACGGCGAGAACGGCAGCGGTGACTCGCTCTTGATTTCCTGA
- the coxB gene encoding cytochrome c oxidase subunit II: MTRVDIFQELFLVFLGLGTIVGIIVVAYILYNAYKYRDDGERHSDEDLPTLGELPTGGSGGKKLFVSFFLSALIVISLTLWSYGMLIDVESGPEGPGEDALEVDVEGQTFSWSFYYENGVESSNELVVPAGTPVWVDVTSVDVWHSFGITSQRVKADAIPGESDQTWFQADEEGEYLIECFELCGPGHSSMEGTLTVMSQEDYDQWVQDQLTLTLTLEDSEGETVNDTENVEVTVQDPDGETVGTYTGEDFDDEGALEISVEQGDTYTVIVESTDGSFETTEDDFEIVDGPEESLQLGGSDGGDGEDESSSEDENGNGNGNGNESEDSGGEN; the protein is encoded by the coding sequence ATGACGCGTGTCGATATCTTCCAGGAGCTCTTCCTCGTGTTCCTGGGATTAGGGACGATCGTCGGCATCATCGTCGTAGCGTACATCCTGTACAATGCGTACAAATACCGTGACGACGGGGAGCGTCACTCGGACGAGGACCTGCCGACCCTCGGCGAACTTCCGACCGGTGGGAGCGGCGGGAAGAAGCTCTTCGTGTCGTTTTTCCTGAGTGCGCTCATCGTCATCTCGCTCACGCTCTGGTCGTACGGCATGTTGATCGACGTCGAGAGCGGACCCGAGGGCCCCGGCGAGGACGCCCTCGAGGTCGACGTGGAAGGCCAGACCTTTAGCTGGTCGTTCTACTACGAGAACGGCGTCGAGTCCAGCAACGAACTCGTCGTCCCCGCGGGGACACCAGTCTGGGTCGATGTGACGTCAGTCGACGTGTGGCACTCGTTCGGCATCACTTCACAACGGGTGAAAGCCGACGCAATTCCGGGCGAGTCCGACCAGACGTGGTTCCAGGCCGACGAGGAAGGCGAGTACCTGATCGAGTGCTTCGAACTTTGTGGCCCCGGCCACTCCAGTATGGAGGGCACGCTCACCGTGATGAGCCAGGAGGACTACGATCAGTGGGTCCAAGATCAGCTCACGCTCACGCTAACTCTCGAGGATAGCGAGGGTGAGACGGTGAACGACACCGAGAACGTCGAGGTCACGGTCCAGGATCCCGACGGCGAAACCGTCGGCACCTACACTGGCGAGGACTTCGACGACGAGGGCGCCCTCGAGATCAGCGTCGAGCAGGGTGACACCTACACCGTGATCGTCGAGTCGACCGACGGCTCCTTCGAGACCACGGAGGACGACTTCGAGATCGTCGACGGTCCCGAAGAATCGCTCCAGCTCGGCGGATCCGACGGCGGAGACGGCGAGGACGAATCCAGCAGTGAAGATGAAAATGGAAACGGAAACGGAAACGGAAACGAATCCGAAGACAGCGGAGGTGAGAACTGA
- a CDS encoding cbb3-type cytochrome c oxidase subunit I, with translation MSDDFPPMTSVKRWLVTTNHKDVGILYMATALFFLLFGGLMALLFRAHLWQSGGAGLLTDSSYNQAVTAHGLLMVFWFLSPIASGFANYFVPLQIGAKDLAFPRLNALSYWFYLFSGAMFMISFFQGGTFEGGWTMYAPLNVPTYTPAVEATTGGTATILALMLFVMSITLGTVNFLTTIHRSRAEGLGLWNMPMFTWSWLLTVWMMLFAFAALLAALLLLGIDRIFLTQYFATDQGSSLLWAHVFWFFGHPEVYIVFFPALGIMFETFQTFCGRRLVGRKWVIIAMVLVAVQSFLVWMHHMFLTTINLEIKTLFMATTIGISLPFDLMVFALIYTMVKGRVRFTTPFLFSLGALLLFILGGITGVFLGAVVLDYEFRGTYWVVAHFHYVMVSGVTALVAGIYYWWPKISGKMYNETLGKIHFAIYFFGFNLLYFPMFLAWETPRRVFHFGEGLEIYHQLATIGAFIFGASFLLMFYILGKSLVSGPDAPDNPWEFSRTAEWAIPSPPPLENWSGRPSYASGRLEFVDDDSGAATDGGTVAVPETGRGHATPATTQHTHEEEHADHASIWPFGVGLSLAVFFLGLAGLTPYVAEFAAANGADVSAQDPSMLSPALIVLGVGMLGYTLWNFGMEQFNPPVMDVAERWPFEGVNNTKLGVWFFLASDVVVFGAAIGAFVFMRIHMGWSNWEFDAIPMAGLVNTYILLTSSFTVILALVMAERRNKKGLLATMSATVLLGLTFMGVKGWEWSEKFSHGDYWFSGLEYSIYYVTTGLHALHVILGLLVAGFMIYRVATVDAYLEDHRPVEYFGLYWHFVDIVWVFLFPLFYLM, from the coding sequence ATGTCCGATGACTTCCCACCGATGACGTCCGTCAAGCGATGGCTGGTCACGACGAACCATAAGGACGTCGGGATTCTCTACATGGCGACGGCCCTGTTCTTCTTGCTCTTCGGAGGGTTGATGGCGCTCCTGTTCCGAGCGCACCTCTGGCAGAGCGGTGGTGCCGGTCTCCTCACCGACAGCTCCTACAACCAGGCGGTGACCGCCCACGGGTTATTGATGGTGTTCTGGTTCCTCTCGCCCATCGCCTCGGGCTTCGCGAACTACTTCGTCCCGCTGCAAATCGGGGCGAAAGACCTCGCGTTCCCCCGTCTGAACGCCCTTAGCTACTGGTTCTACCTGTTCTCGGGGGCGATGTTCATGATCTCGTTCTTCCAGGGCGGGACGTTCGAGGGCGGCTGGACGATGTACGCGCCACTGAACGTGCCGACGTACACCCCCGCCGTGGAGGCGACCACCGGCGGGACTGCAACCATCCTCGCGTTGATGCTGTTCGTGATGTCGATCACGCTGGGGACCGTCAACTTCCTCACGACGATCCACCGCTCGCGCGCGGAAGGCCTCGGCCTGTGGAACATGCCGATGTTCACCTGGTCGTGGCTCCTGACGGTCTGGATGATGCTGTTCGCGTTCGCGGCCCTGCTCGCCGCGTTGCTGTTGCTTGGTATCGATCGCATCTTCCTGACCCAGTACTTCGCGACGGACCAGGGCTCGAGTCTGCTCTGGGCCCACGTCTTCTGGTTCTTCGGCCACCCCGAAGTGTACATCGTCTTCTTCCCCGCGCTGGGGATCATGTTCGAGACGTTCCAGACCTTCTGTGGTCGGCGTCTCGTCGGTCGGAAGTGGGTCATCATCGCGATGGTCCTCGTCGCGGTGCAGTCCTTCCTGGTCTGGATGCACCACATGTTCCTGACGACGATCAACCTCGAGATCAAGACGCTGTTCATGGCCACCACGATCGGTATCTCGTTGCCGTTCGACCTGATGGTCTTCGCGCTGATCTACACGATGGTCAAGGGCCGGGTGCGGTTCACCACGCCGTTCCTGTTTAGCCTGGGTGCGCTCTTGCTGTTCATCCTGGGCGGCATCACCGGAGTGTTCCTCGGGGCCGTCGTGCTCGACTACGAGTTCCGCGGCACCTACTGGGTCGTCGCTCACTTCCACTACGTGATGGTCTCGGGCGTGACCGCGCTGGTCGCCGGTATCTACTACTGGTGGCCGAAGATCAGCGGGAAGATGTACAACGAGACCCTCGGGAAGATCCACTTCGCGATCTACTTCTTCGGGTTCAACCTGCTCTACTTCCCGATGTTCCTCGCCTGGGAGACCCCTCGACGCGTCTTCCACTTCGGTGAGGGGCTGGAGATCTACCACCAGCTCGCGACGATCGGCGCGTTCATCTTCGGCGCGTCGTTCCTGCTCATGTTCTACATCCTGGGCAAGAGTCTGGTCTCCGGCCCGGATGCGCCGGACAACCCGTGGGAGTTCTCCCGTACGGCCGAGTGGGCGATTCCGTCCCCGCCGCCGCTCGAGAACTGGTCGGGTCGTCCGAGTTACGCGAGCGGTCGCCTCGAGTTCGTCGACGACGACTCGGGCGCCGCGACCGACGGCGGGACCGTCGCCGTTCCCGAAACGGGCCGGGGGCACGCGACGCCGGCAACGACCCAGCACACTCACGAGGAAGAACACGCCGACCACGCCAGCATCTGGCCGTTCGGCGTCGGGCTCTCGCTGGCCGTCTTCTTCCTCGGGCTGGCCGGGCTGACGCCATACGTCGCCGAATTCGCCGCAGCGAACGGAGCCGACGTCTCCGCACAGGACCCGAGCATGCTCTCTCCGGCACTGATCGTACTCGGCGTGGGGATGCTCGGCTACACCCTCTGGAACTTCGGCATGGAGCAGTTCAACCCCCCGGTGATGGACGTCGCCGAGCGCTGGCCGTTCGAGGGCGTCAACAACACGAAACTCGGCGTCTGGTTCTTCTTGGCGTCGGACGTGGTCGTCTTCGGCGCGGCCATCGGCGCGTTCGTGTTCATGCGCATCCACATGGGGTGGTCTAACTGGGAGTTCGACGCGATCCCCATGGCCGGACTCGTCAACACCTACATCCTGTTGACCTCGAGTTTCACGGTTATCCTGGCGCTGGTGATGGCCGAACGCAGGAACAAGAAGGGCCTGCTCGCGACGATGAGCGCGACGGTCCTGCTCGGCCTGACGTTCATGGGCGTCAAGGGTTGGGAGTGGAGCGAGAAGTTCTCCCACGGCGACTACTGGTTCAGCGGCCTCGAGTACTCGATCTACTACGTCACGACGGGCCTGCACGCCCTGCACGTGATCCTGGGGCTGCTCGTCGCCGGCTTCATGATCTACCGCGTGGCCACGGTCGACGCCTACCTCGAGGATCACCGGCCGGTCGAGTACTTCGGGCTCTACTGGCACTTCGTCGACATCGTCTGGGTGTTCCTGTTCCCGCTGTTCTACCTGATGTAG
- a CDS encoding DUF7405 family protein, with protein sequence MTRSSRTISRRSFVRSAVAIGGASALSACLDRENGNADATPQGVDADGLEELPERQHAWTAAQRTDEHGNPLVPEHHVALHFSYVGGGPTDEEREQVETTFETLERAYARSNEGLLFTVGYGPAYFDRFDEALPESVDLPEPKALAPIETPEFDSYDAMIHLASDHGSVVLSAEEALTGELESINGVDVEATLEGVLEIEERRTGFTGTGLPAENQDGVRGIPDSEPVSEDAPMFMGFKSGFKKNQASEDRVTIQEGPFAEGTTTHLSRIRLSLDQWYEQDSRTIRERKMFCPAHADEGKIEGPGDNLGDSSQLGECPSHTLEDAREYGTVGHSQKSARARENDEPIILRRDFNSTDDDEAGLHFLSHQRRIEDFVKTREAMNGTDVAEQSAIGARTNNGILQYMTVRRRANYLVPPRRHRALPTPRPE encoded by the coding sequence ATGACGCGTTCGTCGCGCACGATTTCGCGCCGATCCTTCGTCCGTAGCGCCGTCGCCATCGGCGGCGCGAGTGCCCTCTCCGCCTGTCTGGATCGGGAGAACGGGAATGCGGACGCTACGCCTCAAGGCGTCGACGCCGACGGCCTCGAGGAACTCCCCGAGCGCCAGCACGCCTGGACGGCCGCCCAGCGGACCGACGAGCACGGCAACCCGCTCGTCCCCGAACACCACGTCGCCCTCCACTTCTCGTACGTCGGCGGCGGTCCGACCGACGAGGAGCGCGAGCAGGTCGAGACGACGTTCGAAACCCTCGAGCGAGCCTACGCCCGAAGCAACGAGGGCTTGCTGTTCACCGTCGGCTACGGCCCCGCCTACTTCGACCGGTTCGACGAGGCCCTGCCAGAGAGCGTCGACCTCCCGGAGCCGAAGGCGCTCGCACCCATCGAGACGCCCGAGTTCGATAGCTACGACGCCATGATCCACCTCGCCAGCGACCACGGGTCGGTCGTGTTAAGCGCCGAGGAAGCGCTCACTGGCGAACTCGAGTCGATCAACGGCGTCGACGTCGAGGCCACGCTCGAGGGCGTCCTCGAGATCGAGGAACGCCGAACCGGGTTCACGGGCACTGGATTACCCGCCGAAAATCAGGACGGCGTTCGCGGGATTCCCGACAGCGAACCCGTCTCCGAGGACGCTCCGATGTTCATGGGCTTCAAATCCGGGTTCAAGAAGAACCAGGCCTCTGAGGACCGCGTGACGATCCAGGAGGGGCCGTTCGCCGAGGGCACCACGACACACCTCTCTCGAATTCGCCTCTCGCTCGACCAGTGGTACGAACAGGACAGTCGAACGATCCGCGAACGAAAGATGTTCTGCCCGGCCCACGCCGACGAGGGGAAAATCGAGGGTCCCGGCGACAACCTCGGCGACTCGAGTCAGCTGGGCGAGTGCCCGTCGCACACGCTTGAGGACGCCCGCGAGTACGGGACCGTGGGCCACTCCCAGAAGTCGGCGCGTGCCCGCGAGAACGACGAACCGATCATCCTTCGCCGGGACTTCAACTCGACGGACGACGACGAGGCGGGACTGCACTTCCTCTCCCACCAGCGTCGCATCGAGGACTTCGTGAAGACGCGCGAGGCGATGAACGGGACCGACGTCGCCGAGCAGTCGGCAATCGGCGCGCGGACGAACAACGGCATCCTCCAGTACATGACCGTTCGGCGCCGGGCGAACTACCTGGTTCCACCACGCCGGCACCGGGCGTTACCCACGCCGCGACCCGAGTAG
- a CDS encoding SRPBCC domain-containing protein, producing the protein MEQLEVFETIDAPPETVWQVLLEFDAYPEWNPFLRSVEGLPVEGERLTIRVQLPGGRTRTIRTTVLTVETNRRLVWLGRLGVPFAFDGYHEFHLEPIDGGRRTRLLQRETFRGALVPVLFHRRRIERGFRAMNRALRDRAERRVRATA; encoded by the coding sequence ATGGAACAACTCGAGGTGTTCGAGACGATCGATGCGCCACCGGAGACCGTCTGGCAGGTCCTCCTCGAGTTCGACGCCTATCCCGAGTGGAACCCGTTTCTCCGCTCCGTCGAGGGGCTCCCCGTCGAGGGGGAGCGACTGACGATCCGCGTCCAGTTACCGGGTGGTCGGACCCGGACGATCAGGACGACGGTGCTCACGGTCGAGACGAACCGCCGACTCGTCTGGCTCGGCCGGCTGGGAGTCCCGTTCGCATTCGACGGCTACCACGAGTTCCACCTCGAGCCAATCGACGGCGGGCGACGAACGCGGCTGCTTCAGCGGGAGACGTTTCGAGGAGCGCTGGTTCCAGTGCTGTTTCACCGACGCCGGATCGAACGGGGCTTCCGCGCGATGAACCGGGCGCTCAGGGATCGAGCGGAGCGGCGGGTTCGGGCGACCGCCTGA
- a CDS encoding HAD family hydrolase, with the protein MAYDAVVFDNDGVLTTPTSYEALTRAMTIAFERHGIDDPAQDDLETLISPTIDELEAVTDRYDLEPESLWAARERAAIEVQHEELLNGNKTLYDDVSTLETLNAPMAIVSNNQHETIENIVDHFELEAFDPYYGREPTVDGIRRKKPTPYYLERAIDDLACANPLYVGDSWVDVAVAEAIDIDSAFIRRSHREDYAFADFGYDGEPTHEITSLEALSRLEPSS; encoded by the coding sequence ATGGCATACGACGCAGTCGTCTTCGACAACGACGGCGTGTTGACGACCCCGACCAGCTACGAAGCGCTCACGCGAGCGATGACCATCGCGTTCGAACGCCACGGCATCGACGACCCCGCCCAGGACGACCTCGAGACCCTGATCTCCCCGACGATCGACGAACTCGAGGCCGTCACCGACCGGTACGACCTCGAGCCGGAGTCACTCTGGGCCGCCCGCGAACGGGCGGCGATCGAGGTCCAGCACGAGGAACTCCTGAACGGGAACAAGACGCTCTACGACGACGTGTCGACGCTCGAGACGCTCAACGCCCCGATGGCCATCGTGAGCAACAACCAGCACGAGACCATCGAGAACATCGTCGACCACTTCGAACTCGAGGCGTTCGACCCGTACTACGGTCGCGAGCCGACCGTCGACGGCATCAGGCGGAAGAAGCCCACGCCGTACTACCTCGAGCGAGCGATCGACGACCTGGCGTGTGCGAACCCGCTGTACGTTGGTGACAGCTGGGTCGACGTCGCCGTGGCGGAGGCCATCGACATCGACTCGGCGTTCATCCGTCGGTCCCACCGCGAGGACTACGCGTTCGCCGACTTCGGCTACGACGGCGAGCCCACCCACGAGATCACGTCCCTCGAGGCGTTATCGCGGCTCGAGCCGTCGTCCTGA
- a CDS encoding DUF6735 family protein gives MGHRALIAYRRPDRLYDLRYSHWGGDELSVLESLSVDAPLAGGRIDSDLLADSVALDSVLTDYLDPCGYEALILVSPEYEIRAYRVCWLEWGDGREQGRGALVAVEPGERDLTVRTWFRATKTALADVVEMGVLSRRAAQSYLEARIAEDENGYFYTYGDAAAADVDEPTNAFDAFLGSEGLE, from the coding sequence ATGGGGCATAGAGCGTTAATCGCCTACCGTCGCCCCGACCGACTCTACGACCTCCGGTACAGCCACTGGGGCGGCGACGAACTCAGCGTCCTCGAGTCCCTCTCCGTCGACGCGCCGCTCGCAGGCGGGCGAATCGACTCCGACCTCCTCGCGGACTCCGTCGCCCTAGACAGCGTCCTCACCGACTACCTCGATCCCTGCGGATACGAGGCGCTGATTTTGGTTTCACCCGAGTACGAGATCCGCGCCTACCGCGTCTGCTGGCTCGAGTGGGGCGACGGCCGCGAGCAGGGCCGTGGGGCGCTCGTCGCCGTCGAACCGGGCGAGCGCGACCTCACCGTCCGGACCTGGTTTCGCGCCACGAAGACCGCCCTCGCCGACGTCGTCGAGATGGGCGTTCTCTCGCGGCGGGCCGCCCAGTCGTACCTCGAGGCCCGAATTGCCGAGGACGAGAACGGCTACTTCTACACGTACGGCGACGCTGCCGCCGCTGATGTGGACGAACCGACGAATGCGTTCGACGCGTTTCTCGGGAGCGAGGGGCTCGAGTGA
- a CDS encoding branched-chain amino acid transaminase: MGFDEMDVDTIWMDGEFVDWEDAQTHVLTHGLHYGTGVFEGARCYDTENGPALFRWEEHVDRLFQSCKPYEMEIGHSYEELTEATKELIRRQDLSSCYIRPLVYYGYESLGVSPGDCPTKTTIAAWPWGAYLGEDAIENGIDVKVSSWRKHASSQIPTNAKTTGLYVNSLLAGEEARRNGFAEAIVLNKEGNVAEGPGENLFLVRDGEIFTPGLSESILDGITRNAVIRIARDLGYTVHDTVSISRGELNTADELFFTGSAAEVTPIKRVDNVTIGEGTRGPITEEIQQTFFDVVERRTDEYEEWFDYVEA, translated from the coding sequence ATGGGATTTGACGAGATGGACGTCGACACGATCTGGATGGACGGCGAGTTCGTCGACTGGGAGGACGCACAGACCCACGTCCTCACGCACGGACTCCACTACGGGACCGGCGTCTTCGAGGGGGCGCGCTGTTACGACACCGAGAACGGGCCCGCGCTCTTTCGCTGGGAGGAACACGTCGATCGCCTCTTTCAGTCCTGCAAGCCCTACGAGATGGAAATCGGTCACTCCTACGAGGAACTGACCGAAGCCACGAAGGAACTCATCCGCCGCCAGGACCTCTCGTCGTGTTACATCCGCCCGCTCGTCTACTACGGCTACGAGAGTCTCGGCGTCAGCCCCGGGGACTGTCCGACGAAGACGACCATCGCCGCCTGGCCCTGGGGCGCCTACCTCGGCGAGGACGCCATCGAGAACGGCATCGACGTGAAAGTCTCCTCCTGGCGCAAGCACGCCTCGAGCCAGATTCCGACGAACGCCAAGACGACGGGGTTGTACGTCAACAGCCTGCTGGCCGGCGAGGAGGCCCGCCGCAACGGGTTCGCCGAAGCCATCGTCCTCAACAAGGAGGGCAACGTCGCGGAGGGCCCCGGCGAGAACCTCTTCCTCGTGCGGGACGGCGAAATCTTTACGCCCGGCCTCTCCGAGTCGATCCTCGACGGCATCACCCGCAACGCGGTCATCCGGATCGCCCGCGACCTGGGCTACACCGTCCACGACACCGTCTCCATCTCGCGAGGCGAACTCAACACGGCCGACGAACTCTTCTTCACCGGCTCGGCCGCGGAAGTGACCCCGATCAAGCGCGTCGACAACGTCACGATCGGCGAGGGGACCCGCGGGCCGATCACCGAGGAGATCCAGCAGACGTTCTTCGACGTCGTCGAGCGCCGGACCGACGAGTACGAGGAGTGGTTCGACTACGTCGAGGCGTAA